The genomic window TTCAGCTTTTGAATGCGACGGCCGTCCTGCCCCCAATCCGCCAGCCCTTTTTTCCAGGCTTGGGCCTGAGCCTGGCTGAATTGCTCCAGGGACTGACCGCTGCGCTGGGCGTCGTCGTGATTGATCCACGGCAGAAATTCCTCAGCGGTCAGACCGGGAAAGGTCAGCAGCAGATTGCTCATGTCGCCCTTGGGGTCGATTACGATGCTGGGGATGTTGTCGATGGCCGCCTCCTCCAGCAAGCCGATGCACAGACCGGTTTTGCCGCTGCCGGTCATACCCACGCACACGCCATGTGTGACCATGTCCTTGGAATCATAGAGCAGCAGATCCTTCTGCAGCGTTTTGCTGCTCACCTCGTATTTGCGGCCCAGATAAAATTGACCCAGTTTTTCAAAATCCGTCATCTCAGCGCTCCCTAGATTGGTTGGCGTCGTTCAAGCGCAATCAGCGTACGCCAGCAATAACGGCATCAGCTCCGCACTGTGAAGCATGTGCAATCCCCCCTGCGCGCAAGAGATCTCGTCAAAGGATTGCACCATATCATAACGGCCGTTCTTCGCCTGAATCATCACCGGCG from bacterium includes these protein-coding regions:
- a CDS encoding phosphoglycerate mutase (catalyzes the interconversion of 3-phosphoglycerate and 2-phosphoglycerate; this enzyme does not require the cofactor 2,3-bisphosphoglycerate as a phosphate donor; BPG-independent PGAM; aPGAM); the protein is DKIKILEEIDRYIPELQALDPAVLCVTGDVTLPTAVGRITWHPTPVMIQAKNGRYDMVQSFDEISCAQGGLHMLHSAELMPLLLAYADCA